The proteins below are encoded in one region of Xenopus laevis strain J_2021 chromosome 8L, Xenopus_laevis_v10.1, whole genome shotgun sequence:
- the pacs2.L gene encoding phosphofurin acidic cluster sorting protein 2 L homeolog (The RefSeq protein has 2 substitutions compared to this genomic sequence) — MADKGRLSFPGALNRPVPMNLFATWEIDGSSPSCIPRLCSLTLKKILVVKELDKEHISVVIAVKMQGSKRILRSHEIVLPPGGHVETDLALTFSLQYPHFLKREGNKLQIMLQRRKRYKNRTILGYKTLAVGSINMAEVMQHPTEGSQVLSLFSNMKEASAKVAEIWIFSLSSQPIDHEDGSMHTSQKIKSTDNYSEEEYESFSSEQEASDDAVQGQDLDDDEFDVGKPKKQRRTIVRTTSITRQQNFKQKVVALLRRFKVSDEVLDSEQDPGEHVPEVEEDLDLLYDTLDIENPSDSGPEMEDDDSVLSTPKPKLKPYFEGLSHSSSQTEIGSLHSARSQRELPSPVEVPERRTSGPKPPSDCVSDTVSLEAPQQEAQDAELSTMDVFIERLPPSGKITKTESLIIPSTRLEGKQAGRRGRSTSLKERQPARPQNERANSLDNERSPETRNHLQIPRKTVYDQLNHILISDDHLPENIILVNTSDWQGQLLSDMLEKQDLPLVCTCSSADIHAAFNTIVSRIQRYCNCNSQPPNPVKVAVAGAQNYLSAVLRLFVEQLSHKTPDWLGYLRFLIIPLGSHPVAKYLGSVDYKYNNLFQDPAWRDLFSKLDAQTTVEDPPDVVSRVTQYISGANCAHQLPIAEAMLTYKQKSPDEDTSQKFIPFVGVVKVGIVEQSSATSGDSDDAAPSGSTVLSSTPPSVSPAVKEASPTPPSSPSVTSGFSSSPSQSPGGELMGLQLDYWIAAPFAEKKKDLEKKDSISTKNTLKCTFRSLQVSRLPSNTDVPTAPIMSMTVVMKEKNKKVMFLPKKTKDKEVESKSQCFEGISRLICTAKHQQNMLRVLIDGVEWNDVKFFQLAAQWSSHVKHFPICIFGHSKANF, encoded by the exons GCTCTGCAGTCTGACTCTGAAGAAGATTCTGGTGGTAAAGGAGCTGGATAAGGAGCATATTTCAGTTGTCATAGCAGTGAAAATGCAG GGATCCAAGCGCATCCTGCGTTCTCATGAGATTGTTCTGCCCCCTGGTGGACATGTGGAGACAGACCTGGCGCTGACCTTTTCCTTGCAG TATCCTCACTTTCTGAAAAGGGAAGGAAATAAACTACAGATCATGCTTCAGAGGCGGAAAAGATACAAAAACCGAACAATCCTTGGTTACAAGACTCTAGCTGTCGGCAGCATTAACATGGCTGAG GTCATGCAGCATCCTACTGAAGGAAGCCAAGTTTTGAGCCTGTTCAGTAACATGAAGGAAGCTTCTGCCAAAGTTGCTGAGATCTGGATCTTTTCACTCTCCAGCCAACCCATTGACCATGAAGACGGCTCCATGCACACCAGCCAAAAGATAAAATCCACAG ATAATTATTCTGAGGAAGAGTATGAAAGTTTCTCCTCAGAGCAAGAAGCCAGTGATGATGCTGTACAAGGACAg GATTTAGATGACGATGAATTCGATGTTGGGAAACCAAAGAAGCAGCGAAGAACGATAGTAAGAACGACGTCAATAACCAGG CAACAGAACTTCAAGCAGAAGGTGGTGGCCTTGTTACGGAGGTTTAAAGTTTCTGACGAG GTGCTCGACTCTGAGCAGGACCCAGGTGAACATGTGCCGGAGGTTGAAGAGGACCTGGACTTACTGTACGACACTCTTGACATTGAGAACCCCAGTGATAGTGGCCCAGAGATGGAAGACGACGACAGTGTCCTTAGCACACCCAAGCCAAAGCTAAA ACCTTACTTTGAGGGCCTGTCACACTCCAGTTCTCAGACAGAGATTGGAAGCTTACACAGTGCAAGAAGCCAGAGGGAATTACCAAGCCCG GTGGAGGTGCCTGAGAGACGGACATCGGGACCCAAGCCTCCGTCTGACTGTGTCTCGGATACAGTGTCTCTG GAGGCCTCTCAGCAAGAAGCCCAGGATGCAGAGCTGTCCACCATGGACGTCTTCATTGAGAGGTTACCACCAAGCGGCAAGATCACCAAGACTGAATCCTTGATAATCCCTTCAACCAG GTTGGAAGGGAAACAGGCCGGACGCCGGGGAAGAAGTACATCTCTAAAGGAAAGGCAACCAGCGAGGCCTCAGAACGAGAGAGCCAACAGTCTCGATAATGAGCGCTCCCCTGAAACAAGGAACCATCTGCAG ATTCCCAGGAAAACCGTCTACGACCAGTTAAACCACATCCTGATTTCAGATGACCACCTCCCTGAGAATATCATTCTGGTGAACACTTCTGATTGGCAGGGCCAG CTCCTTTCAGACATGTTAGAAAAGCAAGACCTTCCCTTAGTGTGCACGTGTTCCTCCGCTGACATCCATGCTGCCTTCAATACCATAGTGTCCCGGATACAGCGCTA TTGCAACTGCAATTCCCAGCCTCCAAACCCTGTGAAAGTGGCGGTGGCTGGAGCTCAGAATTATCTCAGTGCCGTGCTGAGACTGTTTGTAGAGCAGCTGTCACACAAGACTCCCGACTGGCTCGGCTACCTGAGGTTTCTCATCATCCCTCTAG GATCTCACCCGGTCGCAAAGTATCTGGGATCTGTAGATTACAAATACAACAACCTCTTTCAGGATCCGGCATGGAGGGATCTCTTCTCTAAACTGGACGCACAAACAACGG TGGAAGACCCTCCTGACGTGGTGTCCCGTGTGACTCAGTATATCTCCGGAGCAAACTGTGCGCACCAGCTGCCCATTGCAGAGGCCATGCTCACTTATAAGCAAAAAAG CCCCGATGAAGACACCTCACAGAAGTTCATACCTTTTGTTGGG GTGGTGAAAGTTGGCATCGTTGAGCAGTCCTCAGCGACCTCAG GGGATTCAGATGATGCTGCTCCATCAGGCTCCACTGTACTTTCATCCACTCCACCCTCCGTGTCTCCTGCTCTGAAAGAAGCGTCTCCCACTCCCCCTTCATCTCCATCTGTTACGTCTGGCTTCTCCTCTTCGCCCAG CCAAAGCCCAGGAGGGGAACTCATGGGGCTCCAACTGGATTACTGGATTGCAGCACCTTTCGCCGAAAAGAAGAAAGACTTGGAGAAAAAGGACTCCATCTCCACCAAGAACACTTTGAAATGCACTTTTCGCTCGCTGCAGGTCAGCCGGCTTCCCAGCAACACTGACGTCCCCACTGCTCCCATTATGTCCATGACCGTTGTcatgaaggaaaaaaacaaaaaag TCATGTTTTTGCCGAAGAAGACAAAGGATAAAGAAGTGGAATCTAAGAGCCAATGTTTCGAAGGCATCAGTAGACTCATTTGCACTGCAAAACACCAACAGAACATGCTCAGAG TGCTGATCGATGGAGTGGAATGGAACGATGTCAAATTTTTCCAGTTGGCGGCACAGTGGTCCTCTCATGTCAAGCACTTTCCCATCTGTATATTCGGACACTCTAAAGCCAACTTCTAG